The Virgibacillus sp. MSP4-1 genome has a segment encoding these proteins:
- a CDS encoding methyl-accepting chemotaxis protein yields MAEKHRFSLRVKLVVFITVLALITYGTSAFFIYVLSDILQSFLGLSEAVYTILILLLGIFWSGILAYFAAGLIIKPLLKLKDAATEAASGNIAEDADVSKSDDEIRSLGVAFNTMLASLRGIITNIEKNFDQTNQSVSAIRESVMKAEQQATSISRTITEIASGAENSSSSILQTADSVEEATRLAREVQEKAKHSHSLSQGMLETLDQSKGIIGKLVTSVQNISKDQENSLEAVERLEKNATEVEKIITLVGEIAEQTNLLALNASIEAARAGEHGQGFAVVAEEVRKLADESSNAVQNISGFITNIQKDVSSVVERIQGQVSYARQEASKGEESNVAIANVSSSVNEVADAVGHISDLMDKQLETMEATSKESQEVAAIAEETTAGTEEVSASIQEQNTVIEEISQMAAQLEQQAQQLNRQIHKFEK; encoded by the coding sequence ATGGCAGAAAAGCACCGTTTCAGTTTAAGGGTAAAGCTTGTCGTTTTCATCACGGTTTTAGCTCTGATTACATACGGGACGAGCGCCTTTTTTATTTATGTTTTAAGTGACATTTTGCAATCATTTTTAGGACTTTCGGAGGCCGTTTATACAATTCTGATATTACTGCTTGGGATTTTCTGGTCAGGAATTTTGGCTTATTTTGCAGCGGGTCTGATTATTAAACCGTTGTTAAAACTGAAGGATGCTGCCACAGAAGCAGCGAGCGGCAATATTGCAGAGGATGCCGATGTGTCAAAATCAGATGATGAAATTCGCTCACTTGGGGTAGCATTTAATACCATGCTGGCCAGTCTGCGTGGTATCATAACAAATATAGAGAAAAATTTTGATCAGACCAATCAGTCCGTGAGCGCCATCAGGGAATCGGTCATGAAGGCAGAACAGCAGGCGACGTCCATTTCCCGGACTATCACGGAAATTGCCTCAGGTGCCGAAAACTCTTCGTCATCGATTTTACAAACGGCAGATTCAGTAGAGGAAGCAACAAGACTGGCCAGAGAGGTTCAGGAGAAGGCTAAGCATTCCCATTCCCTGTCACAGGGGATGCTGGAGACGCTTGATCAGTCTAAAGGGATTATTGGAAAGCTTGTTACAAGTGTGCAGAATATCTCTAAAGACCAGGAAAACTCTCTGGAAGCGGTGGAACGTCTGGAGAAAAATGCTACAGAGGTTGAAAAGATTATTACATTAGTCGGGGAAATTGCTGAACAGACCAATCTTTTAGCCTTAAATGCCTCGATTGAAGCGGCCAGAGCCGGGGAGCACGGCCAGGGCTTTGCGGTGGTCGCCGAAGAAGTTCGTAAGCTGGCGGATGAAAGCTCAAATGCTGTGCAGAATATTTCCGGATTTATTACCAATATTCAAAAGGATGTCAGCAGTGTGGTCGAGCGTATCCAGGGTCAGGTCAGCTATGCCAGACAGGAAGCTTCTAAAGGGGAAGAATCCAACGTCGCGATTGCCAACGTATCATCATCGGTCAATGAGGTGGCAGATGCTGTCGGGCATATTTCTGATCTGATGGATAAACAACTAGAAACAATGGAGGCAACATCAAAGGAATCCCAGGAAGTTGCAGCCATTGCCGAGGAAACGACGGCCGGTACAGAAGAAGTAAGTGCCTCGATTCAGGAGCAGAACACCGTCATTGAAGAAATCAGTCAAATGGCTGCCCAACTGGAACAGCAGGCACAGCAGCTGAACAGGCAAATTCATAAATTCGAAAAATAA
- a CDS encoding low molecular weight protein arginine phosphatase, whose translation MSHILFVCTGNTCRSPMAEALLKDKNKDAEVKSAGLFAGQGAPASPQTEEILEQKGIQLNHQSRPLTPELVEWSDVILTMTANHKQSIIMQYPHAEEKVFTLKEYVDDSQQEIWQELKEAYAALESDRALVKSSDDPDLHGKIQDTQNKIDHLEKQMDSQDIQDPFGGDVNVYRKTLDELEKYIELLVKKLDNGNK comes from the coding sequence ATGAGTCATATACTGTTTGTCTGTACGGGAAACACGTGTCGAAGTCCGATGGCAGAAGCGCTTTTAAAGGATAAAAATAAGGATGCTGAAGTGAAGTCGGCGGGCCTTTTTGCCGGGCAGGGGGCACCCGCATCGCCCCAGACAGAAGAAATCCTGGAGCAAAAAGGAATTCAGCTTAATCATCAATCCCGGCCGCTGACTCCTGAACTGGTTGAGTGGTCGGATGTGATCCTGACCATGACGGCTAATCATAAGCAATCCATCATCATGCAGTATCCACATGCCGAGGAAAAGGTATTTACCTTAAAGGAATATGTAGATGACAGCCAGCAGGAAATCTGGCAGGAACTTAAGGAGGCCTATGCAGCCCTGGAGAGTGATCGTGCCCTAGTGAAATCCTCCGATGATCCCGATCTTCATGGAAAAATACAGGATACTCAAAATAAAATCGATCATCTGGAGAAACAGATGGACAGTCAGGACATTCAGGATCCCTTTGGCGGAGATGTGAACGTTTATCGAAAAACCCTGGACGAACTCGAAAAATATATTGAACTTCTTGTAAAAAAGTTAGACAATGGAAATAAGTAG
- a CDS encoding manganese efflux pump MntP family protein, with product MSYVIGEWLTLSLMAIAVGMDAFSVSLGMGMLNLRLRKIAFIGILIGIFHIFMPFFGIVLGNILSEKFGSFAIYVGGILLIVLGIQMFIHSFSEQNNTYLVRGLGLFLFALTVSLDSFSVGLSLGMFGVRTVVALFLFGFFSMVLTWLGFLLARKASSLLGSYSEVLGGSILCAFGIQLLL from the coding sequence ATTTCATATGTAATCGGAGAATGGCTGACCTTATCATTAATGGCCATCGCAGTCGGAATGGATGCATTTTCAGTCAGTTTAGGAATGGGAATGCTCAATCTCCGCCTGCGGAAAATCGCTTTTATAGGAATATTAATTGGAATTTTCCATATTTTCATGCCGTTTTTTGGGATCGTACTTGGAAATATTTTATCGGAAAAATTCGGATCTTTCGCCATCTATGTGGGGGGAATCCTCCTCATTGTATTAGGCATCCAAATGTTTATCCATTCCTTTTCAGAACAGAACAATACCTATTTAGTAAGAGGACTGGGCTTATTCCTGTTTGCTCTCACCGTCAGCCTGGACAGCTTTTCTGTGGGGCTTAGTCTGGGTATGTTCGGCGTCCGGACCGTTGTAGCCCTGTTTCTGTTCGGCTTTTTCAGCATGGTGCTCACCTGGCTCGGCTTTCTTCTCGCCCGCAAAGCCTCCAGTTTACTAGGCTCTTACAGTGAAGTGCTCGGCGGCAGCATCCTCTGTGCGTTCGGGATACAGTTGTTATTGTAA
- a CDS encoding L-threonylcarbamoyladenylate synthase, producing MTDRRYETKYWNVKQEEIQETNENIREAAAAIQNQEAVAFPTETVYGLGADATTPEAVDKIFQAKGRPGDNPLIVHIATREQVETVAEDIPDQAHKLMDAFWPGPLTIILKSNGSAAENVTAGLSTVGIRMPDHPVAQALLKACELPVAAPSANQSGRPSPTTAKHVLDDLTGKIYGVVDGGATGVGVESTVVDCTGETAVILRPGGATKEDLEAVIGPVKTATDFKNEKEQPKAPGMKYTHYAPDAPFWLVEGGVDEVQQEIDRLKKEGHTVGLIASEEHAGQYRGATVRSCGSRKNLHEVAHKIYDCLRFFNDSSVDIILGETFPKQGVGVAVMNRLEKAATKIIK from the coding sequence ATGACAGACAGACGATACGAGACAAAATATTGGAACGTTAAGCAGGAAGAAATTCAGGAAACAAACGAAAACATTCGGGAAGCAGCTGCGGCTATTCAGAATCAGGAGGCGGTAGCTTTTCCGACTGAAACGGTTTATGGATTGGGAGCGGATGCGACAACTCCGGAAGCTGTGGATAAAATTTTTCAAGCCAAGGGCCGGCCTGGGGATAACCCGTTAATCGTCCATATCGCCACCCGTGAACAAGTGGAGACGGTAGCTGAAGACATTCCCGATCAGGCACACAAACTAATGGATGCGTTCTGGCCGGGACCATTAACGATTATTTTAAAGAGTAATGGATCGGCCGCGGAAAATGTAACGGCCGGTTTGTCCACAGTAGGAATCAGGATGCCGGATCATCCTGTAGCCCAGGCGTTGCTTAAGGCCTGCGAGCTTCCGGTTGCCGCACCAAGTGCCAACCAATCCGGCCGGCCAAGTCCGACCACCGCCAAGCATGTATTAGATGATTTAACCGGAAAAATTTACGGAGTTGTGGACGGTGGAGCAACGGGTGTAGGGGTGGAATCAACGGTTGTGGATTGTACAGGAGAGACCGCCGTTATCCTTCGTCCGGGCGGCGCTACTAAGGAGGACCTTGAGGCAGTTATTGGCCCGGTTAAAACCGCCACCGATTTTAAAAATGAAAAAGAACAGCCCAAAGCCCCCGGGATGAAATATACCCATTATGCCCCGGATGCCCCATTTTGGTTAGTCGAGGGCGGAGTTGATGAGGTGCAGCAGGAAATCGATCGCCTGAAAAAAGAGGGACACACGGTTGGTCTCATTGCCAGTGAGGAGCACGCCGGACAGTATCGGGGCGCCACGGTCAGAAGCTGTGGATCACGGAAAAATTTACATGAAGTGGCCCATAAAATATACGATTGCCTGCGCTTCTTTAACGACTCCTCTGTGGATATCATCCTCGGGGAAACCTTTCCGAAACAGGGAGTAGGGGTTGCTGTCATGAACCGGCTGGAAAAAGCAGCAACCAAAATCATAAAATGA
- the spoIIR gene encoding stage II sporulation protein R — protein sequence MKKLIFIFVSAFIFFYNPMIGYGNSNGNQEEQYQVIPDESIRLRILAHSNSEKDQEVKREIRDQVNAEITKWVNELNDIDGARDLIQSKLPEIEEIVAKVLEQNDIKQTFDLKFGDVQFPSKLYGGKVYPAGTYEALLITIGDGKGDNWWCVLFPPLCFLDFSNGTTVASAEEGSATPTPDEQKVEVKFFVIDWFHNVVDWVKNLFS from the coding sequence ATGAAAAAGTTGATTTTTATCTTTGTAAGTGCATTTATATTTTTTTATAATCCAATGATAGGGTACGGAAATTCTAATGGGAATCAGGAAGAACAATATCAGGTAATCCCGGACGAATCGATTCGTCTGCGAATATTGGCTCATTCGAACAGCGAAAAGGACCAGGAAGTAAAACGTGAAATTCGCGATCAGGTTAATGCAGAAATTACAAAATGGGTGAACGAACTGAATGATATCGACGGTGCACGTGACCTGATTCAATCGAAACTTCCGGAAATAGAAGAGATTGTAGCCAAGGTTCTTGAGCAAAATGACATCAAACAAACATTTGATTTAAAATTTGGCGACGTCCAATTCCCGAGCAAATTGTATGGAGGCAAAGTCTACCCGGCCGGAACCTACGAAGCATTGTTAATTACCATTGGCGATGGGAAGGGAGATAACTGGTGGTGCGTACTGTTTCCGCCCCTCTGTTTTCTCGACTTTTCAAATGGAACAACCGTAGCATCCGCCGAGGAAGGATCAGCCACTCCGACACCGGATGAACAAAAGGTCGAAGTTAAGTTTTTTGTCATCGACTGGTTCCATAATGTTGTAGACTGGGTAAAAAATCTATTTTCCTGA
- the prmC gene encoding peptide chain release factor N(5)-glutamine methyltransferase has translation MKKSVINVTSFSNLWEARRWASLFLKEYNREEGVADWLLMDLMSMSKAQLLAAMRDDFPQEVQDTFIKQIYQHVENGTPVQHLTGYAHFYGRKFTVSPAVLIPRPETEELVQLALGQIAQEFQDGQPVKVIDIGTGSGIIAITLKKENPSLQVQAVDISEEALNVARQNAQELEADVEFLKGDFLTPFIDAGQKAEVIISNPPYISPEDEASLDDVVRLHDPGLALFAEDNGLAAYKRMIQQLLEVVADRALVAFEIGDEQGRAVKKLLQSAFPTAEPKVIQDINQKDRIVYAWV, from the coding sequence TTGAAGAAATCGGTGATTAATGTGACATCATTTTCAAACCTTTGGGAGGCCCGCCGCTGGGCTTCCCTTTTTTTAAAAGAGTATAACCGTGAAGAAGGCGTGGCCGATTGGCTGCTCATGGATCTGATGTCGATGTCAAAAGCCCAGCTCCTGGCAGCGATGCGGGATGACTTTCCACAGGAAGTTCAGGATACGTTCATCAAACAGATTTATCAACATGTGGAAAACGGGACGCCGGTTCAGCATTTGACAGGCTATGCCCATTTTTACGGGCGAAAATTTACCGTAAGCCCGGCTGTTCTCATCCCCCGACCGGAAACAGAGGAGCTCGTCCAGCTTGCTCTCGGACAGATCGCTCAGGAATTTCAGGACGGGCAGCCTGTAAAGGTTATCGATATAGGAACAGGCTCTGGAATTATTGCCATCACTCTGAAAAAGGAAAATCCCTCCTTACAGGTACAGGCTGTGGATATTTCAGAAGAGGCTTTAAATGTGGCCAGACAAAATGCGCAGGAACTGGAAGCTGATGTTGAATTTTTAAAGGGTGATTTTTTAACACCATTCATAGATGCCGGGCAAAAGGCAGAAGTTATTATTTCCAATCCTCCCTACATTTCGCCGGAAGATGAAGCGAGCCTGGATGATGTCGTACGGCTGCATGATCCCGGATTGGCATTATTTGCGGAGGATAACGGATTGGCTGCCTATAAAAGAATGATCCAGCAGCTGCTGGAAGTCGTGGCAGACAGAGCCCTGGTTGCCTTTGAAATTGGGGACGAACAGGGCAGGGCTGTAAAAAAACTGCTCCAATCCGCCTTCCCGACTGCTGAGCCAAAAGTCATTCAGGATATTAACCAGAAGGACCGAATCGTCTATGCGTGGGTTTGA
- the prfA gene encoding peptide chain release factor 1: protein MLEKLQSIEDRYDKLNEMLSDPEVINDTKKLREYSKEQADLQEIVEKYRRYKEVKDELTDAKAMLDDQLDDDMQDMVKEEISELTTEQEELEETMKVLLIPKDPNDEKNVIMEVRGAAGGDEAALFAGDLFRMYSRYAESKGWKIDVIESHESDVGGFKEIIFMVNGNGAYSKLKFENGAHRVQRVPETESGGRIHTSTATVAALPEAEDVEVDINEKDIRVDTFASSGPGGQSVNTTMSAVRLTHEPTGIVVSCQDEKSQIKNKEKAMKVLRARVYEKFQQEAQEEIDETRKSAVGSGDRSERIRTYNFPQSRVTDHRIGLTIQKLDQVLQGNLDEITEALIIEEQTNRLEEIGD, encoded by the coding sequence ATGTTAGAGAAGCTACAATCCATTGAAGATCGTTATGACAAACTCAATGAAATGCTAAGTGATCCTGAAGTTATTAATGATACAAAGAAATTAAGAGAGTACTCTAAAGAGCAGGCTGATCTCCAGGAAATTGTGGAAAAGTATCGCCGCTATAAAGAGGTGAAGGATGAGCTGACGGATGCGAAGGCCATGCTTGATGATCAGTTAGATGATGATATGCAGGATATGGTTAAGGAGGAAATTTCCGAATTGACCACCGAGCAGGAGGAACTTGAGGAAACTATGAAAGTTCTGCTCATCCCGAAAGATCCGAACGATGAGAAAAACGTCATTATGGAGGTTCGTGGAGCGGCCGGCGGTGATGAAGCTGCATTGTTTGCGGGCGACTTATTCCGTATGTATTCCCGTTATGCGGAATCCAAGGGCTGGAAAATTGATGTGATTGAGTCCCATGAATCAGATGTTGGCGGTTTTAAAGAGATCATTTTTATGGTAAACGGAAACGGTGCCTATTCTAAACTCAAATTTGAAAATGGAGCCCATCGTGTCCAGCGTGTTCCGGAAACAGAATCCGGGGGACGGATCCATACGTCAACCGCAACGGTAGCGGCATTGCCGGAAGCGGAAGATGTAGAAGTGGACATTAATGAAAAAGACATTCGTGTTGATACGTTTGCATCCAGTGGTCCAGGCGGGCAAAGTGTAAACACGACCATGTCAGCGGTACGTCTTACTCACGAACCAACAGGCATTGTGGTGTCCTGTCAGGATGAAAAATCCCAGATTAAAAACAAGGAGAAGGCTATGAAAGTTCTCCGCGCCCGAGTGTATGAAAAATTTCAGCAGGAAGCACAGGAAGAAATTGATGAAACACGTAAATCTGCCGTTGGTTCCGGGGATCGCTCTGAGCGCATTCGCACGTACAATTTCCCGCAGTCCCGTGTGACAGACCATCGTATCGGCTTAACCATTCAAAAGCTCGATCAGGTTTTACAAGGCAACCTGGATGAAATTACGGAAGCACTCATTATTGAAGAGCAGACCAACAGACTTGAAGAAATCGGTGATTAA
- a CDS encoding thymidine kinase has protein sequence MNIMKQSGWVEVICGSMFSGKSEELIRRVRRATYGHLKVKVFKPVIDNRYSDESVVSHNGNSIIARPIEHSSNIYDHINENDDVIGIDEVQFFDEQVVAVSQDLAEQGYRVIVAGLDLDFRGEPFGPVPDLMALSESVTKLNAICPVCGSPASRTQRLIDGRPASYDDPVILVGASESYEPRCRHHHEVPNRPEIADKLKKTTVK, from the coding sequence GTGAATATCATGAAGCAAAGCGGCTGGGTAGAGGTTATATGCGGGAGTATGTTTTCCGGAAAATCTGAGGAGCTCATAAGACGGGTTCGCCGTGCTACATACGGTCATTTAAAAGTGAAAGTATTTAAGCCTGTCATAGATAATCGTTATTCGGATGAATCAGTGGTTTCCCACAACGGTAATTCCATAATTGCCAGACCCATCGAACATTCCAGTAACATTTATGATCATATTAATGAAAATGATGACGTCATTGGCATCGATGAAGTCCAGTTCTTTGACGAGCAGGTCGTTGCTGTCAGTCAGGATTTAGCGGAACAGGGCTACAGAGTTATCGTGGCGGGCCTTGATTTGGATTTCCGGGGTGAGCCTTTTGGACCGGTTCCCGACTTAATGGCTTTAAGCGAATCCGTAACGAAATTAAACGCCATTTGCCCTGTGTGCGGCTCACCAGCAAGCAGAACTCAGCGGTTAATTGATGGCAGACCGGCCTCTTATGATGATCCTGTTATTTTAGTCGGAGCATCCGAATCCTATGAGCCGCGCTGCCGGCACCATCATGAAGTGCCAAACAGACCGGAAATTGCGGACAAGCTAAAAAAAACGACGGTTAAATAA
- a CDS encoding type B 50S ribosomal protein L31, which translates to MKNGIHPEYRKVVFLDTSSDYKFLSGSTQSSDETIEWEDGNTYPLIRVEISSASHPFYTGKQKADKVGGRVDRFKKKYNLK; encoded by the coding sequence ATGAAAAACGGAATTCATCCAGAATACAGAAAAGTTGTATTTCTTGATACAAGTTCAGATTACAAATTCTTGAGCGGATCAACTCAATCATCTGATGAAACCATTGAATGGGAAGATGGCAACACTTACCCACTCATCCGCGTGGAAATCAGCTCTGCATCCCACCCATTCTACACTGGTAAGCAAAAAGCCGACAAAGTAGGCGGACGTGTAGACCGCTTTAAGAAGAAATATAATCTTAAGTAA
- the rho gene encoding transcription termination factor Rho, with protein MSTITIGQLETMTLKELYTQARNLKISYYSKLTKRELIFAILKAQAEKDGFLFMDGILEVIPSEGFGFLRPINYSPSAEDIYISASQIRRFDLRNGDKVSGKVRPPKENERYYGLLHVDAVNGEDPETAKERVHFPALTPLYPDRLMQLETKPNNLSTRIMDIMAPVGYGQRGLIVAPPKAGKTMLLKEIANSISVNHPDTKLIILLVDERPEEVTDIERSVHDDVDVVSSTFDELPDNHIKVSELVLERAMRLVENKKDVVVLMDSITRLARAYNLVIPPSGRTLSGGIDPAAFHRPKRFFGAARNIEEGGSVTILATALVDTGSRMDDVIYEEFKGTGNMELHLDRSLAQRRIFPAIDIAKSGTRKEELLLPKSHIEKMWAIHKTMQDSPDFLERFLRRLRGSKTNEEFFQMMEKEMKGKVKRV; from the coding sequence CAATGACATTAAAAGAATTATATACACAGGCGAGAAATTTAAAAATCTCGTATTACAGTAAATTAACAAAACGAGAATTAATTTTTGCTATTTTAAAAGCACAAGCTGAAAAAGACGGATTTCTGTTTATGGACGGAATTCTGGAAGTCATCCCTTCAGAAGGATTCGGATTCCTCCGACCGATCAATTATTCACCAAGTGCAGAGGATATTTACATTTCAGCCTCACAGATCCGGCGCTTTGATTTAAGAAATGGGGATAAAGTTTCAGGAAAAGTCAGACCACCAAAAGAGAACGAACGCTACTACGGACTCCTCCATGTTGATGCAGTTAACGGCGAGGACCCAGAGACAGCAAAAGAACGGGTTCACTTCCCAGCCTTAACTCCTTTATACCCAGATCGTTTAATGCAGCTTGAAACCAAACCGAACAATCTCTCAACCAGAATTATGGACATCATGGCTCCTGTCGGTTATGGACAGCGGGGATTGATTGTGGCACCACCTAAAGCAGGGAAAACGATGCTCTTAAAGGAAATCGCTAACAGTATTTCGGTCAACCATCCGGACACGAAGCTAATCATCCTGCTTGTTGATGAGCGTCCAGAGGAAGTGACCGATATTGAACGGTCCGTACATGATGATGTAGATGTTGTAAGCTCAACGTTTGATGAATTGCCGGATAACCATATTAAGGTGTCGGAGCTTGTGCTGGAACGTGCCATGCGTTTAGTGGAAAACAAAAAAGATGTGGTCGTCCTTATGGATAGTATTACAAGACTGGCCCGTGCCTATAACCTGGTCATTCCTCCAAGTGGACGAACCTTATCCGGGGGTATTGACCCTGCTGCTTTCCACCGCCCTAAACGATTTTTCGGAGCCGCCCGGAACATTGAAGAAGGCGGCAGTGTAACCATTTTAGCCACTGCGCTGGTGGATACAGGCTCACGTATGGATGATGTCATTTATGAGGAATTCAAAGGAACAGGAAACATGGAGTTACATCTTGATCGCAGTCTGGCTCAGCGGAGAATCTTTCCGGCGATTGATATTGCCAAATCCGGTACACGAAAAGAAGAACTGCTATTACCGAAATCACATATTGAGAAAATGTGGGCCATCCATAAAACGATGCAGGATTCCCCTGATTTTCTGGAACGCTTCCTGAGAAGGTTAAGAGGTTCCAAAACGAACGAAGAATTCTTCCAAATGATGGAGAAAGAAATGAAAGGGAAAGTGAAGCGGGTCTGA